One window of the Cardiocondyla obscurior isolate alpha-2009 linkage group LG05, Cobs3.1, whole genome shotgun sequence genome contains the following:
- the Dcps gene encoding m7GpppX diphosphatase: MAEKCASNNEDYPPAKKAKVDDGNKNENNSSANNTDEDQLDLSSFKLTNVLQNNCARKFICMTGTLENREGSALVLLEQRSFPYDKEFLKKNYFDGNATYQKVFTNDIYRNYNCFPIEDQKGLQATLIYPATQAHIDKYKKQEMYMIDETYELYQQVTLPYIESTSLSLEWITNILEHKAEQENIIYEDLDKNKGFVLVTDLKWDGRIETLKLLALPFLKIRSLRELNGSHLPLLKNIRDAGTEAISKKYNIPPSQLRMYFHYQPSYYYLHVHFCYLKFEAPGIFVEKAHLLSTVIRNLELMPDYYTKAVLSYVLFKNSPLYEKFKSHGALQTCDTEETVSIV; the protein is encoded by the exons ATGGCGGAAAAATGTGCGAGTAACAATGAAGATTATCCACCTGCGAAAAAAGCTAAGGTGGAtgacggaaataaaaatgaaaacaatTCAAGCGCGAATAACACGGACGAGGATCAACTAGATTTATCAAGTTTTAAATTGACGAATGTGCTACAAAATAATTGCGCACGAAAATTCATATGTATGACAGGAACGTTGGAGAATCGTGAGGGCTCAGCACTTGTTTTGCTCGAGCAACGAAGTTTCCCTTATGACAAAGAgttcttaaagaaaaattactttgacGGCAATGCGACCTATCAGAAAGTTTTTACCAATGATATCTATAGAAATTACAATTGTTTTCCAATTGAAGACCAAAAAG GTCTGCAAGCAACCCTAATATATCCTGCCACTCAAGCTCACATTGACAAATATAAGAAACAGGAAATGTATATGATAGATGAAACCTATGAACTTTATCAGCAGGTCACTCTCCCTTACATAGAATCAACAAGTTTGAGCTTAGAG tGGATAACTAATATTTTGGAACACAAAGCTgaacaagaaaatattatttacgaggATCTTGACAAAAATAAAGGATTTGTATTAGTGACAGACTTAAAATGGGATGGAAGGATAGAGACATTAAAGTTATTGGCTTTGCcatttctaaaaataagaTCATTAAGAGAATTGAATGGATCCCATCttcctttattaaaaaatatacgagaTGCTGGAACAGAAgcaattagtaaaaaatataacataccTCCTTCACAACTCAGAATGTATTTCCATTATCAGCCATCATATTATTATCTACACGTGCATTTCTGCTATCTTAAGTTTGAAGCGCCAG gAATATTTGTGGAAAAGGCACATCTTTTATCGACAGTTATAAGAAATTTAGAACTGATGCCAGACTACTATACAAAAGCAGTACTTTCTTatgtattgtttaaaaatagtccactatatgaaaaatttaaatcacatgGTGCTTTACAGACATGTGACACTGAAGAAACTGTAAGTATAGTATAA
- the Arpc5 gene encoding actin-related protein 2/3 complex subunit 5 isoform X2 — translation MSRNDGKKDTSASAFRKIDVDQYSDNNFKEEDADGGVGAPTGPDENEILTLLSQGKNAEALISVLKSAPLECKNQQVKDNARNLTQKVLLSIKSNQMDDCLAQLDRDLVDVLMKYIYRGFEIPTEGSSSHLLLWHEKVWLLPYFP, via the exons ATGTCAAGGAACGACGGCAAGAAGGACACCTCGGCGTCTGCGTTTCGCAAGATCGACGTGGACCAGTACAGCGACAACAATTTCAAAGAGGAAGACGCGGACGGCGGCGTAGGTGCTCCCACCGGCCCGGACGAGAACGAGATTTTAACACTACTTAGCC AGGGTAAGAACGCGGAGGCGCTTATATCAGTATTAAAGTCCGCACCGTTGGAGTGTAAGAACCAGCAAGTAAAG GATAATGCTCGAAACTTAACACAGAAGGTGCTTCTAAGTATAAAGTCAAATCAAATGGATGATTGCTTAGCACAATTAGATCGGGACTTAGTGGATGTTCTAATGAAGTATATTTATCGAGGTTTTGAAATCCCCACGGAAGGTAGCAGTAGTCATTTGTTACTTTGGCATGAAAAG GTGTGGCTCCTCCCATATTTTCCATAA
- the Arpc5 gene encoding actin-related protein 2/3 complex subunit 5 isoform X1 encodes MSRNDGKKDTSASAFRKIDVDQYSDNNFKEEDADGGVGAPTGPDENEILTLLSQGKNAEALISVLKSAPLECKNQQVKDNARNLTQKVLLSIKSNQMDDCLAQLDRDLVDVLMKYIYRGFEIPTEGSSSHLLLWHEKVFNVSGVGCIVRVFSDSKRA; translated from the exons ATGTCAAGGAACGACGGCAAGAAGGACACCTCGGCGTCTGCGTTTCGCAAGATCGACGTGGACCAGTACAGCGACAACAATTTCAAAGAGGAAGACGCGGACGGCGGCGTAGGTGCTCCCACCGGCCCGGACGAGAACGAGATTTTAACACTACTTAGCC AGGGTAAGAACGCGGAGGCGCTTATATCAGTATTAAAGTCCGCACCGTTGGAGTGTAAGAACCAGCAAGTAAAG GATAATGCTCGAAACTTAACACAGAAGGTGCTTCTAAGTATAAAGTCAAATCAAATGGATGATTGCTTAGCACAATTAGATCGGGACTTAGTGGATGTTCTAATGAAGTATATTTATCGAGGTTTTGAAATCCCCACGGAAGGTAGCAGTAGTCATTTGTTACTTTGGCATGAAAAGGTATTTAACGTAAGCGGTGTTGGCTGCATCGTCCGTGTATTCTCTGATAGCAAACGGGCTTGA
- the Ccm3 gene encoding programmed cell death protein 10, whose translation MTMGDETPVTSLVLPVILRPILTKLERQNVMAAQTLRAALLKAESSHPGITYDLIMGIIRRAELNLDMNESVLRLQGVASDYDVVEYRSARSEDAFQELNRKSTSLKRILSRIPDEITDRKTFLETIKEIASAIKKLLDAVNEVTAFIPGSTGKQALDQRKREFVKYSKRFSNTLKEYFKEGQANAVFVSALYLIHQTNMIMLTVKDKCE comes from the exons ATGACAATGGGCGATGAGACCCCAGTTACATCACTGGTTCTTCCCGTCATACTAAGACCAATATTAACCAAG CTAGAGAGACAAAATGTCATGGCAGCGCAGACTCTACGTGCAGCTCTCTTAAAAGCAGAAAGCTCACACCCTGGGATTACATATGACTTAATTATGGGTATAATTCGCAGAGCAGAGCTTAATCTTGATATGAATGAAAGTGTTTTGCGTTTGCAAGGTGTAGCTTCTGATTACGACG TTGTAGAATATCGTTCAGCACGTTCAGAAGATGCATTTCAAGAACTGAATCGTAAATCAACTTCCTTGAAAAGAATACTTAGCAGAATTCCTGATGAAATCACAGACAGGAAGACCTTCCTAGAGACAATCAA AGAAATTGCAAgtgcaataaaaaaacttttagatGCTGTGAATGAAGTTACTGCATTCATACCTGGTTCAACTGGTAAACAAGCCTTAGATCAACGTAAGAGAGAATTTGTGAAATATAGTAAAAGGTTCAGCAATACATTAAAGGAGTACTTCAAAGAGGGGCA AGCAAATGCAGTATTTGTGAGTGCACTGTATCTCATACATCAAACAAATATGATTATGCTCACAGTAAAAGACAAATGTGAGTAA